The Nicotiana tabacum cultivar K326 chromosome 1, ASM71507v2, whole genome shotgun sequence genome segment acatatgttgctAAGTTACGTTCGTCTTTACTTATTTGTGATAAAAAAGGAGCTTTTTTTAGCCTTTTCTCtgaaatattttttcaattttttgtctttcttttttgaacattaaaatgataattacatCAATGTATTTAAATTACTTTTTATTTGTACAATATTTCAATGATTTGTTTATATGTTCATTATTTAAATATGATACCGCTCGGGAAGAGTTCTGTGTACGTCACTGACGGCTAACCTTCTCTAGTAACCATGACCATTGCAAGCCACTACCTCACAACTACCGATCCTGATCACCCAGACTGTTAGCTTTTAAAATTGGATTCATCTGTTcataaaaaaaaaggattttaaaAAAGTCATGTAGTAACATAATGTTTTCTAGAATATTGTGAATGCAAtattaaattattaatattttaaaactctatatttatttattttgaataaaGATAAATAGTGTTAATTCTTTGGTGTTCATATTTaagaataatatttgaaaatttgatATGTATTAAGATTCAAACATTTTAACCTTGGTAAAAAACAAATGGGAATGAATTAATTTTCCCCTAATTCTACCACAACTAACACAAAAAGTTAGTGCCTATTTATAGAAAATTCAAATATGTTTGTTATAATAACTTTAAAGAACTTTCTGCAATTATCTTTTTTAAGGTTCGAATGTTATTCTATCAAAGACAAATTCTTCTTCTACAAACAATGCATTGACAAATCTAAAAAAAAGGGTACTGCACTACCAGTACATTCCACACATCTTTTTCTTTTgcacaaaattattattatttttttcaaaatcccTTTTCCAAAAGTTAggaatctttacacaaatagccaaaATGAGTTAATTcttcaaaatgggagaaattaaaaaatagctaaatttacaaatggtcattcaaaaataaccacagtttcaaaagtaatcaaaatttagccactttttatgtaaaaataaatctgaacgaaaacactgttcaaaagcAGGAAAATACTATAGCATAATCTACTGGAGTTCCAAcgtaagtatactggaactccagcatattatcatggagttccagtataatataccggtccagtataatatgctggaagtttatacacaactgctccaatctccaatatattatgctggaactttccgcgtgttggagttccagcataatatgctggaagttcatatacaggtgcaccgatctccagtatattatgctggaccggtccctattgcagcaaaataatagctatttttcaatgactttgcaaatattggttatttttgaatgaccggtccgaaaactggctagccagTGCTATTTAACCTTCAAAATATGCCCGGCCCAAAAATGATATAATCCAAAACAAGCCAATTCGACCCGGTTAAACCGTGAGAGAGAATTTTTTTTAGTCTAGACCTTCAAGGTAAACCCCTCTCGTTGCCTCTATTGCAGCGCCACCAACTGAAAGCACCCTTCTCACAGCCGCCCGAAAATCTTCAAGAAAACAAGAATGGCCGAACCTGCTGACAAATTAGAGAAACCCCAAAATGCTGAAAACGAAAAAGAAGCAGCAGTAGTAGATGAAGAattagaagaggaagaagaagaagaagacgaagagGGAGAATTATCATGGTCTTCAGACTCAGAAATTGGTGAAGCTTTAGATTATTTGGACACAAAAGATGATTCTGAATCCATAAATGGTGCTTTTAGTCTCCAAACTAGACGCCCAAATGCTCATGGAGGACTTCATTCTCGGCCCAATTCTTCTGCTTTACAACCTCTTTCTAATCGTACCCAGAAATTTTCTAATCATATTAGAGCTTCACCATTAGAGGTAATCTTTTGTTTAAATAAGAAAGTTTTGATCTTTTTTACTATTtgtttgtttttaaagtttgagtcttttttatttttgttttgaattctAATGTACTAATACTGTATTTGAGTTAGACAAAAAAAGTTTGATTTTTTTAGTTTACACTTTTGTTTCATCTGAAATTTTTATGGTATATTGTTGGTGTGTTAAGCTTAAGTGATCAGAGATTCACCTTTAGAGGTAATTTTGAAGCTTAGTTAAACGATAATAAAGCGAatattttttctgttttctttgaATTCAAATGTAAGATTGTTGGTGAGTTAAGCTTAATCATATCAGAGCATCATAACTAAAACATAGTCAAACAAAGAAAGCATGTATATCTATCTGTTAGTTTTGTTCAATGAGGCAAAAATTTGGATCCCTTTGTCCCATAAGTTTGAATAAATAAGCAGGTTAAGATACAAAAAGAAGACTTTAAACACATGCAACCAGAATCGCCATTTTATCAACAAATGTTCTTAAATGATAAGCTAATGTCGTAGAACAgatgaaaaatccaaaatttcccaaaattttAGACTTTTGTTAGGAGATGTCGGATGCCCCTAGTAAAAGTGGAAGCTTATGGAGTATAGTTTCTTTAAGGAGAGCGTGTCGTGTAAAATGAGACTCATTGATTTTAAGATTATATTAAAGTTTTTTTTATGCATTTGGGGTAAtagattatattgattttaagATTATTAGAAAGCTGATAGTCCAAGATGTGCATTGCCAAGTGAGCTGCAACAAGAAGATTGCTGGACAACTGAGCAAGATGAACTATTACCCTTAGGTGATATAACTTGATAATTTGTAATAAGGGAGGTGGAGATTAGATGCTAGGCAGTTTACTAAAGTTGGAGTATGTCCGATTTTAGGGGTTTTTTAGTTTTACTTGTACATATCTTTTCCCTTGGTAAATAAAATCTTTAACTAtcaaaaaaaaagttttattatGCAGTTGGGGCAGTTGAGAAAGCAAAAATATCACATTAAGATATGATCAGgcttgagtaatttttatatagCTTCTAGAGTGAATTGACATTTTGCAGGAATGGGAAGGGAGGATCAAAGTTggtatgtcaaactctgtgactACGGCAATTCGTGGAAGTGTTCGGGATATggctattggtaaaactaaaacaaCGGAGAAGGCAGACCGTGCCACTGTTGAACAGGTAAGACTGACAACTCTTTTGAAATATCTGAAGGTTAAAGTTCCTTTTTGCTGACTTCTGAAAGGAAAATTGATTAGAATCGACTATTTTTCTGCTGATCCATTAATTTCAGAAGTGATAACTACACAACTGTTAACTTTATCTGAAATTCACTGTTGGGCTATTTGTCCTGTTTCCTCAGCCTACTGATTGGCATTCAAAAGTGAGCTATCATTCTTTGTGAGAGCTTTCAGTATTTTGTGAGCTTATATTTTCCTCATGTTAAGAGGGACCAGACATTCTCGACAAAGTACCGAATCTGTAttgattttgtgtattttgctGTCAACATCTTTTATTGATCTTATGATCACCCGTCTTGTAGTTATCTGTCTAAATATTTTTGTCTCAACTGTTGAGTTGCTGAATGCACCTTAAGAAAATAATCACTGAATTCAGCCAGTTCCTCCTGTATACCAGTTGAAGTGATTGATAACTTCCCTTCTGTATACCATCTAAAATTATCTCATCCTCTGGATACTGCCCTTCCTTTTTCCTCTGGAAACTTCAAAtgttgactctaaacttgattttTGCCCCACATAAGACTTCCGTAGCCAATAACTTGAGTGTGACTTGTTTTGTGCACTTGTTCTCTCAGGTAGTTTTTGTGTTCGCCATATCACATGCTGATGCAATCAATTGCTATATGCCTATAGATGGGCTTCACAATATTAATTCTTGGAAAGTTCTATCTTTTTTCTCCAGGCAATTGATCCAAGAACAAGAATGGTTTTGTTTAAAATGCTGAACCGCGGTGTCTTTCATGATATCAATGGCTGTATTTCAACTGGGAAAGAGGTAAACGATAACTTTGCTACCTGTTTCTCTTGGGATGTTTATTTGTTTTCTCTCTTTCACTAATAATGCTGCATTTGAACTTTTTATTCTTAACAGGCCAATGTTTATCATGCAACAAAAGCTGATGGTCAGGAACTGGCAATCAAAGTATACAAAACTTCAGTCCTTGTATTCAAGTATGCCCTGTGGCCTTCTCTTTTCTATTTATAACTTTCTGTTAGTCACATGCAATTTAAGGTGAAAAGGTTTGTAGTATGAGAATGATACATATCGTTTAGCTTTTTGATCTTGGCTCACCACTGCACTTGTTCCATGCAACTTCAGGGATAGAGATCGCTATGTACAGGGTGACTATCGCTTCAGATATGGATACTGCAAGCACAATCCTCGGAAAATGGTTAAAACATGGGCTGAGAAAGAAATGAGAAATCTAATGAGGTATGTGAATTCTCAATCCCAAATCTTTGATCTTGTCGTCTTTGCCTTTACAGGCTACTCTCTCTTTCTCCTCCTGCCCTTTTATCTCCTCCTTTTCCATTAATTTTGTCGTTTCTGTTTTTTGGCTTCGTGGTGGAAGCGAAAACCCCCATGAGAACCATACTATAAATAGGAGACACATAAAAGTAGAAGTATTATAGTGTAATTGCCAAGATGTTAAGCAGCTATCTTTGCTTGCTAAAGTAGTTTCATTATATGATTTCTGAGTGCATCCTTTtagttgaaaagaaaaaaaaagggagagcAATTTCTCCTTGAATTTCGCTCTACGCTTGTCCTTGTTTCTGAACATGTGTTAATTTATCGATATTCGTGCTTTTGTTTGTTCAGGAGAACTGTGTGCTCCTTTTGATCTATTTTGAAGAAGCAATTACATATAATACAGAAATTTTTCATTTCCAGTTGTGGTTAACCTTCTAGTTTATCTCATGCGTGGAAACTGGGTTGTATATCAAAACGTCACTTGAGCTGAGGAACTTatatttgttttgttattcataTTCTAAAGTGGTTCTGGAACTGCAGGCTGAGGGCAGCTGGAATCAGGTGTCCAGCTCCACTTCTGTTGAGGCTTCATGTTCTTGTTATGGAATTCATAGGTAATGTCCACGACATGCGCGTCTTgatatttttcttttgataagtACTCTATATGCTTAGTTATATagaagataaaagaaataattactGTATATGTCTTCAACTCGTCTATGTATTTTTTTATGGgtcacaaaaatgaaaattctaaCCAAAAAGGCTGAGTGTCTAAGTGTCAACATGTTCGAGAAGGGTCACTTTGTTAAAGGAAGAAAGTGCCTCTTGTAGAATTGCTAATCTTCGGTCTTTGTTTTAGAGACCTGCTACAAATAACCCCAGGGGCTTTTGCCTCTCAGCATCTAATGATCCATCTGGAAGGAATTATGTTGAACCGACTTTTGAGCCAAATTTGACGCCCCAACAAGCTCAAAGAAATAGAGTATTAGGTCTGGGCCCTGGCTGGAATCCATCAGTTAGGAAAAACAAGTTCAAACTGCTGAAACCATAGAATGAGCCATATATATATTCCTTCTGTGTCTCCAAAATGGTCAACTTGAAATCTGTTGTTGTGCCCCAATATAATGCAGAAAGCAGTTTGAGAGAAAAGATACCCTTTTTTTATGTTAAATGAAAATTTTATCATTATCTTgcttttattaaaaaaaagttttcagtgaaatattaaatataaatatataggcACGAGGTGATTTAAATGGAGTAACATGGTCAgtaaggattcatatagccgactccAACTTGTTTGAGTTTgagtagtagttgttgttatgaaatatgaaattataagttTACAACTGTAATTCTGTACTGCAATTTGCTGCCTATCTGTATATATGTGTTGATCAAACAAAATTGCTCCTTGGGAAGTGAACAAACAAAATTGCTCCTTGGGAAGTGAACAACTGCATCACTAGTGACCAACTTTCCTcaggaatgaaaaaaaaaatgcttttgagttCTTATGATTATGCTACCAAGAGAACATTACTTCAATTGGTTATTTGTGCTGTTGTGTATACAGTGTATAATCACTAGAAAGTCGTCAAACTAAATAACCAAGTCGTTCACATGTCTTTTCCATAAACATTAAAGCCCTAAACCTTATCCTAACAGCAGGATATTGATATCTGAGTCACTTATAAGATTAACAAATACAAAGTGTGTCAAACTTTTTCTTGGTGTGTGCTTCTGTTTATTCATTATTCTCCGTGGTTCAACGAACGGTAAAATTTTTGTATGATAGGGAAAGGAGGCTGGGCTGCACCTCGACTAAAGGATGCTGCTTTATCTCTTGACAAGTTACGTGAATGTTATGTGGAGGTTTGTTTTCATCTCTTAATATTTATATCATCAACGTCAATATGAAACTTGGGACTCTCCTGGCAACTTCTTTGATCTATTGAGAATAATAATTGACATTTATATAGGCTAAGTCTAAAAGTAATTTGAGCTCCCTAAGACGGATAAATAATGAAATGTGTAACAGAATAAGAATATCCTTTCACTTATTCGATCTTTAGGTGCTCAGGGCCATTCATCATCAAATAGAGGTCTTTGATTGACTTTAATATTTGGTAGGTAGTGCTGCCCAAGTGTCAGTAAGCACATTTATCCTGATTATAAAACTCTAGATTCACTGATTTAGAAACTTTCTGCCACTACAAACAACTGCTTAGTGATGTAAGGTGAACATTTTGACATGAGGCTTTTGGAGTGGACGATTCTACCTGAATTTGATACATTAATTACTTGGTATTTGCCAGATCATTATGGCAATGCGAACTCTATATCAGAAGTGCAAGCTAGTGCATGGTGACTTGAGCGAGTATAATATCCTATATTACGAGGTAAGCCTTTATCCCTATATTTATAGCTATACTTGTAGTTGAAAGCACTAACTTGTAATTGCTCCGCACTTTGCAGGGTCACTTGTATGTTATTGATGTTTCACAATCAGTTGATCTTGATCATCCTCATGCACTTGATTTCCTCCGAGAGGATTGTGTCCATGTTTCTGTGAGTTCTTTTGCCTCATTCTCTTTTCTTTCACTATTTCgccttatttttaaaaatttataggGAAAAGGTTTGGGGGAAGAGGTGTAAAGTTTATATGACTTTCATGTTAAAGCTAACTTATAGCTAGGCACACGCTAAATGCGTATATTAATTAAGCTGGTGGCATGCAGGACTTTTTTAAAAAACATGGTGTGGCCGTGATGACAATTCGGGAGTTGTTTGATTTTATAGTTGATCCTACTATTGATGATGATTCAGTGGATAGCTATTTGGAAAAGGTATGGCTTATACATGCATTGGATTATCAAATGCGTGTCGAATGACAATTCAATTCGTCTACATTCAAATGACTTGAGATCCTTAATATTGCTGTTTCCCCACAATATACTAGGTTCAAGAAAAAATTATGGCTAGAGGTGAGATGACTGCAGAAGAAGAAATCGCTGACTCTGTATTTATTCAGGTATGATATCTAACTAGTCACTACACCTTATTTATGAATCTCGGTTTCAATCGTGGAAAGTTAAGGCAAACTTTCCGATGCTACGCTTAGTCAGATTTGTGCTTGCAATTTTTAGCGAAGTGCCTAAATTGGGATGTTTAAAGAAATAGTGTTGTGTTATCCCCCTTCTAAATAAGATGTCCAGAAATTGGGTCGTTTTAGGGAGCTGTATTCATATCAGTAACAGTATATTCTAAAAACACTCGTCCATGGACTTGGCTTGAATGTTTTGATAAATTGTTAAAGTACCTCAATGgattttctttaattttgaaGATCGCCGTTCCCGTACTATGTTTTAGTCCCGGTAATTCGCTCACTATCGTTTTCTATTGCAGTCATTTATCCCTAAGACTCTTGATCATGTGAAAGACGCTGAAGCAGATGTTCAACGCATTATTAGTGGTGAGGACACAGGAGACATGTACTACAAGACTATTACAGGTCTGAAGCAGGCTCTCTCAGGGACAAACCCTTCGGCAGAAAATCAGCAGCACGAACAAAATGGTGAACGGGGACCAGAGGCTGCAGCTGAAATCGACAAAGAATCTGATGGTGAATTAGAGACCGAGTCAGATGATGACGATGAAAGTGATTCTAGCGAAGGCTTTTCATCCGATGGTGAAAAACAAACAGCTGCTGAAAAGAAAACAGCtagaaaagagaataagaagaaagttaAAGAAGAGAAAAGGGAAGCACGAAAACATAAAGTACCAAAAGctgtgaaaaagaagaagaaaaagttg includes the following:
- the LOC107801300 gene encoding serine/threonine-protein kinase RIO1-like — translated: MAEPADKLEKPQNAENEKEAAVVDEELEEEEEEEDEEGELSWSSDSEIGEALDYLDTKDDSESINGAFSLQTRRPNAHGGLHSRPNSSALQPLSNRTQKFSNHIRASPLEEWEGRIKVGMSNSVTTAIRGSVRDMAIGKTKTTEKADRATVEQAIDPRTRMVLFKMLNRGVFHDINGCISTGKEANVYHATKADGQELAIKVYKTSVLVFKDRDRYVQGDYRFRYGYCKHNPRKMVKTWAEKEMRNLMRLRAAGIRCPAPLLLRLHVLVMEFIGKGGWAAPRLKDAALSLDKLRECYVEIIMAMRTLYQKCKLVHGDLSEYNILYYEGHLYVIDVSQSVDLDHPHALDFLREDCVHVSDFFKKHGVAVMTIRELFDFIVDPTIDDDSVDSYLEKVQEKIMARGEMTAEEEIADSVFIQSFIPKTLDHVKDAEADVQRIISGEDTGDMYYKTITGLKQALSGTNPSAENQQHEQNGERGPEAAAEIDKESDGELETESDDDDESDSSEGFSSDGEKQTAAEKKTARKENKKKVKEEKREARKHKVPKAVKKKKKKLAKAKKYR